In Pseudophryne corroboree isolate aPseCor3 chromosome 3, aPseCor3.hap2, whole genome shotgun sequence, a genomic segment contains:
- the C3H10orf105 gene encoding uncharacterized protein C10orf105 homolog, with amino-acid sequence MNTESAEKFNNETLGGTPIFVLFNTTMENISINNTTKMPLDFTDPLPIIISLVCIFLLLATCLIFVTLCKPAALDQSLHGPREFMPYHVEDSSEPQLRLWKRLGSLRHSINSFRRSRPISQCQRTCPRIASTNQDWSFMESTKM; translated from the coding sequence ATGAACACTGAAAGTGCAGAGAAGTTCAATAATGAAACACTAGGGGGAACCCCTATCTTTGTACTTTTTAATACTACCATGGAGAATATTTCAATTAATAATACGACCAAGATGCCCTTGGATTTTACAGACCCATTACCTATCATCATCTCTCTTGTGTGCATTTTCCTACTCCTTGCCACCTGCCTAATTTTTGTGACATTGTGCAAACCTGCTGCCCTAGACCAGTCTTTACATGGGCCACGGGAATTTATGCCATACCATGTGGAAGATTCAAGTGAACCACAACTAAGACTCTGGAAGAGGTTGGGTTCTCTCAGGCATTCAATCAACAGCTTTAGACGCAGCAGGCCAATCTCTCAGTGCCAAAGGACTTGCCCAAGAATAGCTTCAACCAACCAAGACTGGTCTTTTATGGAGTCCACCAAAATGTGA